The following proteins are co-located in the Campylobacter concisus genome:
- the rpsR gene encoding 30S ribosomal protein S18, whose product MAEKRKYSRKYCKFTEAKIDFIDYKDTSLLKYCLSERFKIMPRRLTGTSKRHQEMVEKAIKRARHAAIIPYIVDRKDVVSNPFDGL is encoded by the coding sequence ATGGCAGAAAAAAGAAAATATTCACGTAAATATTGCAAATTTACAGAAGCAAAAATTGATTTTATAGACTATAAAGATACTTCTCTTTTAAAGTATTGTTTATCAGAGAGATTTAAAATCATGCCAAGACGTTTAACTGGCACATCAAAAAGACATCAAGAAATGGTAGAAAAAGCGATCAAAAGAGCTCGTCATGCAGCTATTATACCTTACATAGTAGATCGCAAAGATGTAGTTTCAAATCCTTTTGATGGACTATAA